Proteins encoded in a region of the Rutidosis leptorrhynchoides isolate AG116_Rl617_1_P2 chromosome 9, CSIRO_AGI_Rlap_v1, whole genome shotgun sequence genome:
- the LOC139867473 gene encoding LOW QUALITY PROTEIN: uncharacterized protein (The sequence of the model RefSeq protein was modified relative to this genomic sequence to represent the inferred CDS: inserted 1 base in 1 codon; deleted 1 base in 1 codon) — MVLLGVIMPYRCLPLTHTTSYFWHNVEHLTRITTPLTLRLNCSSSMGSISLSDEPLHYPSFRRDESVVDLYHGVPVPDPYRWLEDPEAEEIKEFVKKQVDLTESVLKQCENREKLHDKLTKFYDYPKYGAPFREADKYFYFHNSGLQPQSVLYMQDSLDGKAEVLLDPNGLSKDGTVSLSTYVVSEDAKYLAYALSSSGSDWVTVKVMRIEDKQVEPDTISWVKFSGISWTNDSKGFFYSRYPAPKEGENLDARTETNVNLDHQLYYHYLGTAQSEDILCWEDPDNPQYTVGASVTEDGKFVLLYIPEGCDPVNKFYYCDVSTLPGGIKGCKKKKSLPFVKLIDNFEAMYQAIANDDTVFTFLTNKDAPKYKLVRVDLNDPNVWTEVIPQSDNDVLDTAVAVNGNQIVVSYMSDCKHILQLRDLQSGSLLHNLPISIGSVDDVSARRKDSLFFIAFTSFLTPGTIYPCNLENGVPDLKVFREIVVPGFDQTEFHVSQVFVPSKDGTKIPMFVVAKKDIILDGSHPCLLYGYYGFNISLTPYFSVRRVVMMRHLGLVFCIANIRGGGEYGEEWHKDGSLAKKQNCFDDFIYSAEYLVSSGYTQPKKLAIEGGSNGGLLXACINQRPDLFGCALAHVGVMDMLRFHKFTIGHAWTSDYGCSDKEEEFQWLIKYSPLHNVRRPWEQSNDNTGQYPPMLLLTADQDDRVVPLHTLKLLATMQYVLYTSLENSPQTNPILGRIDVKAGHGSGRPTKKVIDEWADSYSFMAKMVGATRID; from the exons ATGGTTCTGCTGGGTGTAATCATGCCATATCGTTGCTTGCCATTAACACATACGACTTCTTATTTTTGGCATAACGTCGAACACCTTACCCGCATCACTACTCCTCTTACTCTCCGTCTAAATTGTTCTTCATCAATGGGATCCATATCTCTCTCCGACGAGCCTCTTCACTATCCTTCATTCCGTCGTGATGAATCCGTTGTTGATCTCTACCATGGCGTCCCTGTTCCTGATCCTTATCGATG GCTTGAAGACCCTGAGGCGGAAGAGATAAAAGAATTTGTTAAAAAACAAGTGGATTTGACCGAATCTGTTCTTAAACAGTGCGAGAATAGGGAAAAGCTTCATGACAAGCTTACTAAGTTCTATGACTACCCCAAGTATGGGGCTCCATTTAGGGAAGCTGATAAATACTTTTACTTTCATAACTCGGGTCTTCAACCTCAGAGTGTCCTCTACATGCAG GATAGTTTGGATGGAAAGGCAGAAGTTTTGCTTGATCCAAATGGATTAAGTAAAGATGGAACAGTATCATTGAGCACATATGTTGTTAGTGAGGACGCTAAGTACTTGGCTTATGCTCTTAGTTCAAGTGGAAGTGATTGGGTGACTGTCAAAGTAATGCGTATAGAAGACAAGCAAGTTGAGCCTGATACAATTTCATGG GTCAAGTTTTCGGGAATTAGTTGGACAAATGATAGCAAGGGTTTCTTCTACAGCCGTTATCCTGCTCCAAA GGAAGGAGAAAATTTGGACGCGCGTACAGAAACAAATGTGAATCTTGATCATCAGCTTTATTACCATTACTTGGGAACCGCTCAATCTGAAGATATTTTATGCTGGGAAGACCCTGATAACCCACAGTACACAGTTGGAGCCTCTGTAACAGAAGATGGGAAg TTTGTTCTTCTTTATATTCCCGAGGGATGTGATCCCGTGAACAAATTTTATTACTGTGATGTCTCTACTCTACCAGGTGGGATTAAAGGATGTAAAAAAAAGAAAAGCCTTCCTTTTGTTAAGCTTATTGACAATTTTGAAGCAATGTACCAAGCCATTGCAAACGATGATACCGTTTTCACCTTTCTAACAAATAAAGACGCTCCAAAGTACAAACTGGTTAGAGTCGATCTAAACGACCCAAACGTGTGGACTGAAGTCATTCCACAATCTGATAATGATGTTCTTGATACAGCTGTTGCTGTCAATGGAAATCAAATTGTAGTTAGTTATATGAGTGATTGCAAACACATTTTGCAGTTAAGAGATTTACAAAGTGGGTCCCTTTTACATAATCTGCCCATCAGTATTGGTAGTGTGGATGATGTCAGCGCACGCCGTAAAGATAGCTTATTTTTTATTGCCTTTACTAGCTTTCTTACTCCAGGGACCATATACCCATGCAACTTAGAAAATGGGGTTCCAGATCTGAAAGTATTTCGTGAAATTGTGGTTCCTGGTTTCGATCAGACAGAGTTTCATGTCAGCCAG GTGTTTGTGCCTAGTAAAGATGGTACCAAGATACCAATGTTTGTTGTGGCCAAAAAGGATATAATTCTAGATGGATCACATCCATGTTTGTTATATGGATATTATGGATTTAATATCAGTCTGACACCATATTTTAGTGTGAGGCGTGTTGTAATGATGAGGCATTTAGGTTTAGTCTTTTGTATCGCTAACATTCGTGGTGGTGGAGAATATGGTGAAGAATGGCATAAAGATGGTTCTCTTGCA AAAAAACAAAATTGTTTTGATGACTTTATTTATAGTGCTGAATACCTTGTATCCTCGGGTTACACACAACCTAAAAAGTTAGCAATCGAAGGTGGAAGCAATGGTGGGCTCC GGGCTTGCATTAATCAG AGGCCTGATCTGTTCGGTTGTGCGCTTGCTCATGTTGGTGTTATGGACATGCTTAGGTTTCACAAGTTCACAATCG GTCATGCATGGACATCCGACTATGGCTGTTCAGATAAGGAAGAAGAGTTCCAATGGTTAATCAA GTACTCGCCACTGCATAATGTCAGGAGACCGTGGGAGCAATCTAACGATAATACCGGTCAATATCCCCCAATGTTGTTGTTGACAGCTGATCAAGATGACAGGGTTGTGCCCTTGCACACCTTAAAGTTATTAGCG ACGATGCAATATGTACTGTACACAAGCTTGGAGAATAGCCCACAGACGAACCCGATTCTTGGCAGAATAGATGTTAAGGCTGGCCATGGATCTGGACGCCCTACAAAAAAAGTG ATTGATGAATGGGCAGATTCATACAGTTTCATGGCTAAAATGGTTGGTGCAACCAGGATTGATTAA